One region of Mycolicibacterium lutetiense genomic DNA includes:
- a CDS encoding DUF2510 domain-containing protein produces the protein MNAPQPAPGWYPDPSDAGNRIYWNGSAWIGPASTPTATENANKGKRAAVAAGVCVLVVIGLVMSMQSVSLLTGSGPVWTGVAVVAAGTAVAFFLGAARWVRIVAAVLLALALVNAIYIENEMSDKRNEISRMFDQ, from the coding sequence ATGAACGCTCCGCAACCCGCGCCGGGTTGGTATCCCGATCCGTCTGACGCCGGAAATCGGATCTACTGGAACGGCTCTGCGTGGATTGGGCCAGCGTCGACACCCACCGCGACGGAAAACGCCAACAAAGGCAAGCGAGCCGCTGTTGCCGCCGGCGTCTGCGTGCTCGTCGTTATCGGGCTTGTGATGTCGATGCAATCGGTGAGCCTCCTGACGGGATCGGGTCCGGTGTGGACCGGGGTCGCCGTCGTGGCTGCCGGTACGGCTGTCGCCTTCTTCCTGGGTGCTGCGAGGTGGGTACGCATCGTCGCGGCTGTGCTGCTGGCGCTCGCTCTGGTGAACGCCATCTACATCGAGAATGAGATGTCGGACAAGCGAAACGAGATCTCGCGCATGTTTGACCAGTAG
- a CDS encoding DUF1508 domain-containing protein has protein sequence MYFVVGNDTAGKPTWWLYSGNHKMVAWAGETFSSTAAAKTAAISFRVGARTARYDVYQDFGSNWRWRAWRSSDKVAASGESFYSQFEAQRAADNVRDNAGGATGP, from the coding sequence GTGTACTTCGTCGTTGGAAACGATACTGCCGGCAAGCCCACATGGTGGCTGTACAGCGGGAACCACAAGATGGTGGCGTGGGCCGGCGAGACGTTCTCGTCAACCGCAGCGGCAAAGACTGCCGCCATCTCGTTCAGGGTGGGCGCTCGGACTGCTCGCTACGACGTCTACCAGGACTTCGGTAGCAACTGGCGCTGGCGCGCTTGGCGGTCGAGCGACAAGGTGGCAGCGTCGGGCGAGTCGTTCTACAGCCAGTTCGAAGCTCAGCGGGCAGCTGACAACGTCCGCGACAACGCGGGCGGCGCGACCGGCCCGTAA
- the groL gene encoding chaperonin GroEL (60 kDa chaperone family; promotes refolding of misfolded polypeptides especially under stressful conditions; forms two stacked rings of heptamers to form a barrel-shaped 14mer; ends can be capped by GroES; misfolded proteins enter the barrel where they are refolded when GroES binds), with the protein MSKQIEFNETARRAMEAGVDKLANAVKVTLGPRGRYVVLAKAFGGPQVTNDGVTVAREIDLEDPFENLGAQLVKSVATKTNDVAGDGTTTATVLAQALVKAGLRHVAAGANPIELGLGIGKAADAVSEALLAAATPVSDKTSIAQVATVSSRDEQIGELVGEAMTKVGHDGVVTIEESSTLNTELEVTEGVGFDKGFISAYFVNDFDSQEAVLEDAVVLLHRDKISSLPDLLPLLEKVAESGKPLLIIAEDIEGEALSTLVVNAIRKTLKAVAVKAPFFGDRRKAFLDDLAVVTGGQVVNPDVGLVLRDAGLDVLGSARRVVVTKDSTVIVDGGGSKDAVADRVKQLKAEIESTDSDWDREKLQERLAKLSGGVAVIKVGAATETDLKKRKEAVEDAVAAAKAAVEEGIVTGGGAALVQARSALDSLRGELNGDEALGVDVFASALSAPLYWIATNAGLDGAVVVNKVSEQSNGQGFNAATLTYGDLAAEGIVDPVKVTRSAVLNAASVARMILTTETAVVDKPAEEEDHGHGHHGHAH; encoded by the coding sequence ATGAGCAAGCAGATTGAGTTCAACGAGACTGCGCGCCGTGCCATGGAAGCAGGTGTCGACAAGCTGGCCAACGCGGTCAAGGTGACCCTGGGTCCGCGCGGCCGCTACGTGGTGCTGGCCAAGGCCTTCGGCGGACCGCAGGTCACCAATGACGGTGTCACCGTTGCCCGCGAGATCGACCTGGAAGACCCGTTCGAGAACCTGGGCGCCCAGCTGGTGAAGTCGGTGGCCACCAAGACCAACGATGTCGCCGGCGACGGCACCACCACCGCGACGGTGCTGGCGCAGGCCCTGGTCAAGGCCGGGCTCCGCCATGTCGCGGCGGGCGCCAACCCGATCGAACTCGGCCTGGGTATCGGCAAGGCCGCCGACGCGGTGTCCGAGGCCCTGCTGGCCGCGGCCACCCCGGTATCGGACAAGACCTCCATCGCCCAGGTCGCCACGGTCTCCTCGCGCGACGAGCAGATCGGTGAGCTGGTCGGCGAGGCCATGACCAAGGTCGGTCACGACGGTGTGGTCACCATCGAGGAGTCCTCGACGCTGAACACCGAGCTCGAGGTCACCGAGGGTGTCGGTTTCGACAAGGGGTTCATCTCGGCCTACTTCGTCAACGACTTCGACTCGCAGGAAGCGGTTCTCGAGGACGCGGTGGTGCTGCTGCACCGCGACAAGATCAGCTCGCTGCCCGACCTGCTGCCGCTGCTGGAGAAGGTCGCCGAATCCGGTAAGCCCCTGCTGATCATCGCCGAGGACATCGAGGGCGAGGCCCTGTCCACGCTGGTCGTCAACGCCATCCGCAAGACGCTCAAGGCCGTCGCCGTCAAGGCGCCGTTCTTCGGTGATCGTCGCAAGGCGTTCCTGGATGACCTGGCGGTCGTTACCGGTGGTCAGGTCGTCAACCCTGACGTGGGCCTGGTGCTGCGCGACGCCGGTCTGGACGTGCTGGGCTCCGCCCGTCGCGTCGTGGTCACCAAGGACAGCACCGTGATCGTCGACGGTGGCGGCTCCAAGGACGCGGTCGCCGATCGCGTCAAGCAGCTCAAGGCCGAGATCGAGTCCACGGATTCCGACTGGGATCGGGAGAAGCTGCAGGAGCGGCTGGCCAAGCTGTCCGGCGGTGTCGCGGTGATCAAGGTCGGCGCGGCCACCGAGACCGACCTGAAGAAGCGCAAGGAAGCGGTCGAGGACGCCGTCGCGGCGGCCAAGGCTGCCGTCGAGGAGGGCATCGTCACCGGTGGCGGCGCCGCACTCGTGCAGGCCCGTTCCGCACTGGATTCCCTGCGTGGCGAGCTCAACGGCGACGAGGCGCTCGGTGTCGACGTGTTCGCCTCCGCGCTGTCGGCTCCGCTGTACTGGATCGCCACCAATGCCGGCCTGGACGGTGCGGTCGTGGTGAACAAGGTCAGCGAGCAGTCCAATGGGCAGGGCTTCAACGCCGCCACCCTGACCTACGGTGACCTGGCCGCAGAGGGCATCGTCGACCCGGTCAAGGTGACCCGTTCGGCTGTGCTCAACGCCGCATCGGTCGCACGGATGATCCTGACGACCGAGACGGCCGTCGTGGACAAGCCGGCCGAGGAAGAAGATCACGGGCACGGCCATCACGGCCACGCTCACTGA
- the groES gene encoding co-chaperone GroES, which translates to MVAVNIKPLEDKILVQANAAETTTASGLVIPDTAKEKPQEGTVVAVGPGRWDEDGEKRIPLDVAEGDTVIYSKYGGTEIKYNGEEYLILSARDVLAVVNK; encoded by the coding sequence ATCGTGGCAGTCAACATCAAGCCACTCGAGGACAAGATCCTCGTTCAGGCCAACGCGGCCGAGACCACGACCGCTTCCGGTCTGGTCATCCCGGACACCGCCAAGGAAAAGCCGCAGGAAGGCACCGTCGTCGCAGTTGGCCCCGGCCGCTGGGATGAGGATGGCGAGAAGCGGATCCCCCTGGACGTTGCCGAGGGCGACACCGTGATCTACAGCAAGTACGGCGGCACCGAGATCAAGTACAACGGCGAGGAGTACCTGATCCTCTCCGCGCGTGACGTGCTGGCTGTCGTCAACAAGTAA
- a CDS encoding HNH endonuclease signature motif containing protein, with protein sequence MFGQCFTIDPDATEAALADQLAAMARATASIAAGQVRVTAMLEAKRHERTATRGVPAAKRGKGLASEVGLARKASPWHGAKYLKMSRILVDDMPCTLAALQSGALTEDRAMIIADQATCLSPADRHAMDAELCADPDVLDGLGDRKVEAEAGRVAIRLDHDAVMERISRHQCDRTVTLRPAPHGMAYVTALLAAAEGVTAYQALQAEAAAAAAASIAAGGGCEGRGPLMADAFYRRVTGREVGAAVPVALNLVVSDESLLAHGPDPAVLQGYGPIPAPVARQMALAALLDPQVEAAVRKLYADPDTGNLVALESTARAFPKGLRWLIALRDQRCRTPYCDAPVRHVDHITRHADGGPTSAGNGQGLCERCNYTKESPGWLTATTYDRYGRHTTELTTPTGRTYRSTAPPLPLGARVFTSDIHVVNIHAAA encoded by the coding sequence ATGTTCGGTCAGTGTTTCACAATTGACCCCGACGCCACGGAAGCCGCGTTGGCCGATCAGCTTGCCGCGATGGCCCGTGCCACCGCCAGCATCGCGGCGGGGCAAGTACGCGTGACGGCGATGCTGGAAGCCAAACGTCACGAGCGCACGGCCACCCGGGGCGTGCCTGCCGCCAAGCGCGGGAAAGGCCTGGCTTCCGAGGTCGGGCTGGCCCGCAAGGCTTCCCCTTGGCACGGGGCCAAGTATCTGAAGATGTCCCGGATCCTGGTCGACGACATGCCCTGCACGCTGGCAGCGCTGCAGTCCGGAGCGCTCACCGAAGACCGGGCGATGATCATCGCGGACCAAGCCACCTGCCTGTCACCAGCAGATCGACACGCGATGGACGCCGAACTGTGCGCCGATCCTGACGTGTTGGACGGACTCGGGGACAGGAAGGTTGAGGCCGAGGCCGGGCGGGTGGCGATTCGGCTCGACCACGACGCCGTGATGGAGCGCATCAGCCGCCATCAGTGCGATCGCACTGTCACGCTGCGTCCCGCTCCGCACGGCATGGCGTACGTGACGGCGCTGCTGGCCGCGGCAGAAGGTGTCACGGCCTATCAGGCGTTGCAGGCGGAAGCTGCTGCGGCCGCGGCGGCCTCGATCGCCGCCGGAGGTGGATGCGAGGGGCGGGGCCCGTTGATGGCCGATGCCTTCTATCGACGGGTCACCGGGCGTGAGGTCGGAGCCGCGGTCCCCGTCGCGCTCAATCTGGTGGTCTCCGACGAGAGCTTGTTGGCGCACGGTCCCGATCCGGCGGTGCTGCAGGGATACGGCCCCATTCCGGCGCCGGTGGCCCGGCAGATGGCCTTGGCGGCGCTGCTGGACCCCCAGGTCGAGGCCGCGGTGCGCAAGCTCTACGCCGATCCGGACACCGGCAACCTGGTCGCCCTGGAGTCCACCGCCCGGGCGTTCCCCAAGGGGCTGCGCTGGCTGATCGCCTTGCGTGACCAGCGCTGCCGCACCCCTTACTGCGACGCACCGGTTCGCCACGTCGATCACATCACCCGCCACGCCGACGGCGGTCCGACCAGCGCCGGCAACGGCCAAGGGCTTTGCGAACGCTGCAATTACACAAAGGAAAGCCCAGGGTGGCTGACCGCGACCACCTACGACCGGTATGGCCGCCACACCACAGAGCTCACGACACCGACCGGGCGCACCTATCGAAGTACCGCACCGCCGCTACCCCTCGGCGCGCGAGTATTCACCAGCGACATCCATGTCGTGAACATCCACGCGGCCGCGTAA
- a CDS encoding nuclear transport factor 2 family protein: MSASPDKLADKLAVTELLYRYAELIDAGDFDGVGELLGRGSFMGVAGAPAIAQLFASTTRRFPEHGNTPRTRHLVLNAIVDVDGERATARSTFCVVQKTDTVALQPIVVGRYADVFARDEHGWFFTERRVDVEMVGDVSEHLNIAI; the protein is encoded by the coding sequence ATGAGCGCTTCTCCCGACAAGCTGGCCGACAAGCTGGCAGTCACCGAGCTGCTGTATCGGTATGCCGAGCTGATCGACGCCGGTGACTTCGACGGGGTCGGGGAGCTGCTCGGTCGCGGCTCGTTCATGGGTGTGGCGGGTGCGCCGGCCATCGCCCAGTTGTTCGCGTCGACGACGCGTCGGTTCCCCGAGCACGGCAATACCCCGCGGACCCGGCATCTGGTGCTCAACGCGATCGTCGACGTCGATGGTGAGCGGGCAACCGCCCGCTCGACGTTCTGTGTGGTGCAGAAGACCGACACCGTGGCGCTGCAGCCCATCGTGGTCGGGCGCTACGCCGACGTATTTGCCCGTGACGAGCACGGCTGGTTCTTCACCGAGCGCCGAGTCGATGTGGAAATGGTCGGCGACGTGTCCGAGCATCTGAACATCGCGATTTAG
- the tsaD gene encoding tRNA (adenosine(37)-N6)-threonylcarbamoyltransferase complex transferase subunit TsaD, whose amino-acid sequence MIILAIESSCDETGVGIAELGEDGTVKLLADEVASSVDEHARYGGVVPEIASRAHLEALGPTMRRALDAAGIDRPDVVAATIGPGLAGALLVGVAAAKAYAAGWNVPFYGVNHLGGHLAADVYDHGPLPESVGLLVSGGHTHLLHVRSLGEPMVELGSTVDDAAGEAYDKVARLLGLGYPGGRVLDELARTGDRDAIVFPRGMTGPRDDPYVFSFSGLKTAVARYVEGHPEASQADVAAGFQEAVADVLTAKAVRAATDLGVSTLLIAGGVAANSRLRELAEERCAAAGLTLRVPRPRLCTDNGAMIASFAAHLIAAGAAPSPLDAASDPGLPVVQGQVA is encoded by the coding sequence GTGATCATTTTGGCCATCGAAAGCTCGTGTGACGAAACGGGAGTCGGCATCGCCGAGCTCGGCGAAGATGGAACCGTCAAGCTTCTCGCCGACGAAGTCGCCTCCAGCGTCGACGAGCACGCCCGCTACGGCGGTGTCGTACCCGAGATCGCCTCGCGTGCCCACCTTGAGGCCCTGGGCCCGACGATGCGTCGCGCCCTGGATGCCGCCGGCATCGACCGGCCCGACGTCGTCGCGGCGACCATCGGACCCGGACTGGCCGGGGCGCTGTTGGTCGGGGTGGCCGCCGCCAAGGCGTACGCGGCCGGCTGGAACGTCCCCTTCTACGGCGTCAACCATCTGGGCGGGCACCTGGCCGCCGACGTCTACGACCACGGACCGCTGCCCGAGAGCGTCGGCCTGCTCGTCTCGGGTGGGCACACCCACCTGCTGCATGTGCGGTCGTTGGGGGAGCCGATGGTCGAGTTGGGCAGCACCGTCGACGACGCGGCCGGGGAGGCCTACGACAAGGTGGCCCGCCTGCTCGGGCTGGGTTATCCGGGCGGACGGGTGCTCGACGAGCTGGCCCGCACCGGTGACCGCGACGCCATCGTTTTTCCGCGGGGCATGACCGGGCCGCGTGACGATCCGTATGTGTTCAGCTTCTCGGGGCTCAAGACCGCGGTGGCCCGGTATGTGGAAGGCCACCCGGAGGCTTCGCAGGCGGATGTGGCGGCCGGTTTCCAGGAGGCCGTCGCCGATGTGCTGACCGCCAAGGCTGTCCGCGCGGCCACCGATCTCGGGGTGTCCACGTTGCTGATTGCCGGCGGGGTGGCGGCCAACTCACGCCTTCGTGAACTTGCCGAGGAACGCTGCGCGGCGGCGGGCCTGACGCTGCGGGTGCCGCGGCCGCGGTTGTGTACCGACAACGGCGCGATGATCGCCTCGTTCGCCGCACACCTGATCGCCGCCGGCGCGGCGCCGTCGCCGCTGGACGCGGCCAGCGATCCGGGGCTGCCGGTGGTTCAGGGGCAGGTGGCATGA
- the rimI gene encoding ribosomal protein S18-alanine N-acetyltransferase — translation MTVFDALGRADVTRCAELEAKLFVGDDPWPATAFLAELDAKHNRYIAARSDGELVGYAGISRLGRMRPYEYEIHTIGVDPDFQGQGIGRRLLDDLLDFASGGTVFLEVRTDNEPAIGLYESVGFVNIGLRKRYYRASGADAYTMQRLPQGGPT, via the coding sequence ATGACCGTGTTCGACGCACTTGGCCGTGCTGATGTCACGCGGTGCGCCGAGCTGGAGGCCAAGCTGTTCGTCGGTGACGATCCCTGGCCGGCCACGGCATTCCTGGCCGAACTCGACGCCAAACACAATCGCTACATCGCGGCCCGCAGCGACGGGGAACTGGTCGGGTACGCCGGTATCTCCCGGCTGGGCCGAATGCGTCCGTATGAGTACGAGATCCACACCATCGGTGTCGACCCCGACTTCCAGGGGCAGGGGATCGGGCGCCGGCTGCTCGACGACCTGCTCGACTTCGCTTCGGGTGGAACGGTTTTCCTGGAAGTCCGCACCGACAACGAACCGGCCATCGGGCTGTACGAGAGCGTCGGATTCGTCAACATCGGCCTGCGTAAGCGGTACTACCGCGCCAGCGGTGCCGACGCCTACACCATGCAACGCCTTCCCCAAGGGGGCCCGACGTGA
- the tsaB gene encoding tRNA (adenosine(37)-N6)-threonylcarbamoyltransferase complex dimerization subunit type 1 TsaB, producing MNILTIDTATPAVSAGVVRRAEDGTVQTLAERVTVDARAHAEQLTPNVLGAVADAGLTVADLDAVVIGCGPGPFTGLRVGMASAAAFGHALGVPVHGVCSLDGIGIHTDGDVLVVTDARRREVYWAHYRDGVRVDGPSVNAPADVAAVLASSVAAVAGSPEHAALFALPRLDVVYPTPAGLVRAVTDWADPKPLVPLYLRRPDAKPSVAVRK from the coding sequence ATGAACATCTTGACCATCGACACCGCGACCCCGGCGGTCAGTGCCGGCGTGGTCCGTCGCGCCGAGGACGGGACGGTGCAGACCCTCGCCGAACGGGTGACCGTCGACGCCCGCGCCCACGCCGAACAGCTCACGCCTAACGTGCTCGGTGCCGTGGCCGATGCCGGACTCACCGTCGCCGATCTCGACGCGGTCGTCATCGGGTGCGGGCCCGGCCCGTTCACCGGGCTGCGGGTGGGGATGGCCAGTGCCGCGGCGTTCGGCCATGCGTTGGGCGTTCCGGTGCACGGGGTGTGCAGCCTGGACGGCATCGGAATCCACACCGACGGTGATGTATTGGTGGTCACCGATGCGCGGCGGCGCGAGGTGTACTGGGCGCACTACCGCGACGGAGTCCGGGTCGACGGCCCGTCGGTCAACGCACCGGCCGATGTGGCGGCGGTATTGGCGAGCTCGGTCGCCGCGGTCGCCGGTTCACCCGAGCACGCCGCGTTGTTCGCGCTGCCCCGTCTCGACGTCGTGTACCCGACGCCCGCGGGCCTGGTCCGCGCCGTGACCGATTGGGCTGATCCGAAGCCGCTGGTGCCGCTGTATCTGCGCCGGCCCGACGCCAAACCTTCTGTGGCGGTGCGGAAATGA
- the tsaE gene encoding tRNA (adenosine(37)-N6)-threonylcarbamoyltransferase complex ATPase subunit type 1 TsaE, with protein MAERSAGTAELATTEDTLALGATLGAGLKAGDVVVLSGPLGAGKTVMAKGIAAAMDVDGPVVSPTYVLARVHRARQAGRPAMVHVDMYRLLDHPGVDLLGELDALDLDTDLDDAVVVVEWGEGLAERLSDHHLDIRIERDTDTETRTVIWQWSAP; from the coding sequence GTGGCTGAGCGCAGTGCCGGTACGGCCGAGCTCGCCACCACCGAGGACACCCTCGCCCTGGGCGCGACGCTGGGTGCCGGGCTGAAAGCCGGTGACGTGGTGGTGTTGTCGGGTCCGCTGGGGGCCGGCAAGACGGTGATGGCCAAGGGGATCGCGGCGGCCATGGATGTGGACGGGCCGGTGGTCTCACCGACGTACGTGCTGGCCCGGGTGCATCGCGCCCGGCAGGCCGGCCGGCCGGCGATGGTGCACGTGGATATGTACCGGCTGCTCGATCATCCCGGCGTCGACCTGCTGGGAGAACTCGATGCGCTCGACCTCGACACCGATCTCGACGACGCCGTCGTGGTGGTCGAGTGGGGTGAGGGCCTGGCCGAACGGCTCTCCGATCATCACCTGGACATCCGTATCGAGCGGGACACCGACACCGAGACGCGCACGGTGATCTGGCAGTGGAGCGCCCCATGA
- a CDS encoding alpha/beta fold hydrolase: MSRNAQWLAGAAGLTAVSSVAGRSVARSLTRRSTGEDPYLGEDFERLDADRSSVVTTDDGVPLAVREVGPNDAPLTVVFAHGFCLRMGAFHFQRIRLAEQWGPQVRMVFYDQRGHGQSGTASPDTYTVEQLGRDLEAVLAVTVPRGPAVLVGHSMGGMTVLSHARQFPHRYPKQIVGAAVISSAVEGVARSPLGEILRNPALEAVRFLARYAPGTVHRGRGAAKSVIGPILRAASYGDESVSPSVVEFSQRMMHGTSITTLVEFLHALEVHDEAGALRVLAKVPTLIACGDRDLLTPMEYSKAMAAQLPRSELVIVGGAGHLVQLEEPVVIDDALVRLVERATPSKLVTLSRRVRDRVRFRG, translated from the coding sequence TTGAGTCGCAATGCTCAGTGGCTGGCCGGTGCCGCCGGGCTCACCGCCGTGAGTTCGGTGGCGGGCAGGTCGGTGGCGCGGTCGCTGACCCGACGCAGCACCGGTGAGGATCCTTACTTGGGTGAGGATTTCGAACGCCTGGACGCCGACCGTAGTTCGGTGGTGACAACCGACGACGGGGTACCGCTGGCGGTACGTGAAGTCGGCCCCAACGACGCACCGCTGACCGTGGTTTTCGCCCACGGATTCTGTTTGCGTATGGGCGCCTTCCACTTCCAGCGCATCCGGCTGGCCGAACAGTGGGGCCCGCAGGTGCGCATGGTGTTCTACGACCAGCGCGGCCACGGCCAGTCGGGAACTGCATCGCCGGACACCTACACCGTCGAACAACTCGGTCGTGATCTGGAAGCGGTTCTGGCCGTGACAGTTCCACGCGGACCCGCGGTGCTGGTCGGCCATTCGATGGGCGGCATGACCGTCCTGTCTCACGCCCGGCAGTTCCCGCATCGCTACCCGAAACAGATCGTCGGTGCCGCGGTCATCTCCTCTGCGGTCGAAGGCGTGGCGCGCTCACCGCTGGGGGAGATTCTGCGCAACCCGGCGCTGGAGGCGGTGCGGTTTCTGGCCCGCTATGCGCCCGGCACGGTGCACCGCGGCCGCGGCGCGGCCAAGTCGGTGATCGGGCCGATCCTGCGCGCGGCGTCCTACGGCGACGAGTCGGTCAGCCCCAGCGTGGTCGAGTTCTCCCAACGGATGATGCACGGCACGTCGATCACCACCCTGGTCGAATTCCTGCACGCCCTCGAGGTCCACGACGAGGCCGGCGCCCTGCGGGTGCTGGCCAAGGTGCCGACGCTGATCGCCTGCGGTGATCGGGACCTGCTCACCCCAATGGAATACTCAAAGGCCATGGCCGCACAGCTACCCCGCTCCGAACTGGTGATCGTCGGGGGAGCCGGTCATCTGGTCCAGCTTGAGGAGCCCGTGGTGATCGACGACGCACTGGTCCGTCTGGTGGAGCGGGCCACGCCCTCCAAACTGGTGACGCTGTCCCGCCGGGTCCGCGATCGGGTCCGGTTCCGTGGCTGA
- the alr gene encoding alanine racemase: MQTTERATSLTPHTSPRAMVDLGAIDHNIRLLREHAGHAQVMAVVKADGYGHGAVEVGRAALAAGAAELGVVTIAEAVALRAGGITAPVLCWLHPPGTDFTPALENDVQIAVSSVRQLDNVLTAVRQTGHAATVTVKVDTGLSRNGVSPADFPAMVAALGRAQADGAIRVRGIMSHLVHGDDPDNPFNELQGKRLTAMREQAAEQGVVFEVAHIANSPAAMTRPDLAFDMVRPGIAVYGLSPIPERGDMGLRPAMTLKCPVALVRSVRAGDGVSYGHRWIADRDTRLALLPVGYADGIFRSLSGKIEVLINGRRCPAVGRICMDQFVVDLGPDATDVVEGDDAILFGPGTQGEQTAQDWAELLGTINYEVVTSPRGRITRTYLQAGHER, from the coding sequence ATGCAGACGACCGAACGCGCAACATCGCTGACCCCACACACATCGCCGCGGGCGATGGTGGACCTCGGCGCGATCGACCACAACATCCGCCTGCTCCGTGAACATGCCGGCCACGCCCAGGTGATGGCGGTGGTCAAGGCCGACGGGTACGGGCACGGTGCGGTCGAGGTGGGCCGGGCCGCGTTGGCCGCCGGAGCGGCCGAGCTCGGGGTGGTGACGATCGCCGAGGCAGTCGCGCTGCGGGCCGGCGGGATCACCGCTCCCGTGCTGTGCTGGCTGCACCCGCCGGGCACCGACTTCACGCCGGCGCTGGAAAACGATGTGCAGATCGCGGTGTCCTCGGTACGTCAACTCGACAATGTGCTGACGGCGGTACGCCAGACCGGGCACGCCGCGACGGTCACGGTGAAGGTGGACACCGGCCTGAGCCGCAACGGCGTCAGCCCGGCAGATTTCCCCGCGATGGTCGCCGCGCTGGGCCGGGCCCAGGCCGATGGTGCGATCCGGGTGCGCGGCATCATGAGTCACCTGGTGCACGGCGACGACCCCGACAATCCGTTCAACGAACTGCAGGGCAAGCGCCTGACCGCGATGCGTGAGCAGGCCGCCGAGCAGGGCGTGGTGTTCGAGGTGGCCCACATCGCGAACTCGCCGGCGGCGATGACCCGGCCGGATCTGGCGTTCGACATGGTGCGACCCGGGATCGCGGTCTACGGGCTGAGTCCCATCCCGGAGCGCGGCGACATGGGTCTGCGCCCTGCAATGACATTGAAATGCCCTGTTGCGCTAGTCCGTTCGGTGCGCGCAGGCGACGGAGTGTCCTACGGTCACCGGTGGATCGCCGACCGGGACACCAGGCTGGCGCTGCTGCCGGTGGGCTACGCCGACGGCATCTTCCGCTCATTGAGCGGGAAGATCGAGGTGCTGATCAACGGCAGGCGCTGCCCGGCCGTCGGGCGGATCTGCATGGACCAGTTCGTCGTCGACCTCGGCCCGGACGCCACCGATGTCGTCGAAGGTGACGACGCGATCCTGTTCGGCCCCGGCACCCAGGGTGAACAGACCGCCCAGGATTGGGCCGAACTGCTCGGCACCATCAACTACGAGGTGGTCACCAGCCCACGCGGCCGGATCACCCGCACCTACCTGCAGGCAGGTCACGAGCGTTGA